A genomic region of Rhodococcus pyridinivorans contains the following coding sequences:
- a CDS encoding RrF2 family transcriptional regulator: MHITARVDYAVRTLLELAAIEDGRLTKAETLAAAQTIPHKFLEAVLADLRRGGLVNSRRGPEGGYWLARPAAEISIADIIRTVEGPLASVRGERPEDVVYSGAAERLQDVWIAVRVNLRAVLEEVSLADVVTGDLPGFVEDLTKDPGAWERRRV; this comes from the coding sequence ATGCACATCACCGCGAGGGTCGACTACGCCGTGCGGACCCTGCTCGAACTCGCGGCGATCGAGGACGGTCGCCTGACGAAGGCGGAGACCCTCGCGGCGGCGCAGACCATCCCGCACAAGTTCCTCGAGGCCGTTCTCGCCGACCTGCGTCGCGGTGGGTTGGTGAACAGCCGGCGGGGACCGGAGGGCGGTTACTGGCTCGCGCGACCCGCGGCCGAGATCTCCATTGCCGACATCATCCGCACGGTCGAGGGCCCGCTGGCGTCGGTGCGTGGCGAGCGGCCCGAGGACGTCGTCTACAGCGGGGCGGCCGAACGGCTGCAGGACGTGTGGATCGCGGTGCGTGTGAACCTGCGCGCCGTGCTCGAAGAGGTATCGCTCGCGGATGTCGTCACGGGAGACCTCCCCGGTTTCGTGGAGGATCTTACGAAGGATCCGGGCGCCTGGGAGCGTCGCCGGGTGTGA
- a CDS encoding YceI family protein: protein MRKLVWALVAVVVVALLGFFVAPWVYGTFIAEDDAPAASVSTEGAEAATGELDGEWTVVEGAEPNRTAAGYTVHEILRGADVTVVGSTDQVSGSATITDGTLEAAEVVVQVEGITTDSGQRDGQFRTRVMDTAAHPTATFALTEPVDLTSLPDDGSIGSVTATGTLTLRGAERPVTVDVDVLRTGERLVASGSIPTTWTDYGVEPPNLGFVTVDGAGSVDFLVTFEQN from the coding sequence ATGCGGAAACTGGTGTGGGCGCTCGTCGCCGTCGTGGTCGTGGCGCTGCTCGGCTTCTTCGTCGCCCCATGGGTGTACGGGACGTTCATCGCCGAGGACGACGCGCCCGCCGCGTCCGTCTCGACCGAAGGTGCCGAAGCCGCGACCGGTGAGCTCGACGGGGAGTGGACCGTCGTCGAGGGTGCCGAACCCAACCGCACCGCCGCCGGCTACACGGTGCACGAGATCCTGCGCGGGGCCGACGTCACCGTGGTGGGCAGCACCGATCAGGTCTCCGGTTCGGCGACCATCACCGACGGCACCCTCGAGGCCGCCGAGGTCGTCGTGCAGGTCGAGGGCATCACCACCGACAGTGGCCAGCGCGACGGCCAGTTTCGCACTCGGGTGATGGACACCGCGGCGCACCCGACGGCGACGTTCGCCCTCACCGAGCCCGTGGATCTGACGTCCCTGCCCGACGACGGCAGCATCGGTTCCGTCACCGCGACCGGCACGCTCACCCTGCGCGGCGCCGAACGGCCCGTGACCGTCGACGTCGACGTCCTGCGCACGGGTGAGCGTCTCGTGGCGTCGGGGAGCATCCCCACCACCTGGACCGATTACGGCGTGGAGCCGCCGAACCTCGGATTCGTGACGGTCGACGGCGCGGGCAGCGTCGACTTCCTCGTCACGTTCGAGCAGAACTGA
- a CDS encoding MMPL family transporter, with translation MATYLYRLGKFAHRRKGAVLSFWIALLVLFGVGAATLSGPTTDAFTLPGTPAQKTQDLMAERFPSTEDPMNGLSARYVFAAPDGQTLDDPENLAAVDEVLAAVRGIDRVSPPAKVDPATASPEEQAGALVNPVLADAGLVEQMKAVAAQQGTSEEAALSDAQALSPLSADRTVGFVTVPFEGEITDVDQALRDQIFDAAEIGRDAGLTVEVSGTAAAEMGMPGGTAELIGIGIAAIVLTLTFGSLVAAGLPLVTALVGVGIGSLGITIASGFADLSSMTPTLAVMIGLAVAIDYSLFIVSRFRHELTITSDRTEAAGRAVGTAGSAVVFAGLTVIIALMALSVVGIPFLSVMGYAAAFTVLMAVLIAVSLLPAVLGLFGEKAFAGRIPFLNKRGSDDDTPKAGAKFVGLITRRPAIPLIAGVVLLGALALPATGLNLALPSEATADPATSARKAYDLVDEGFGPGRNGPLVVVVDTQNADVEAPVAFGAVVGKLYENDEVVNAQIVAVNEAGDTAQILVTPRSGPTDPATMDLVQSIRDGETELNEEFGLSYGVTGQTALEGDVSDSLQSALAPYLAVVVGLAFILLMLVFRSILVPLTATLGFLLSVLATFGATVAVFQEGWGGLIANPQPIVSFMPIILIGVVFGLAMDYQVFLVTRMREDYVHGASALEAVRSGFAHGARVVSAAAIIMISVFAAFIAEPDSLIKSIGFALAAAVFFDAFIVRMVIIPSVMALLGDKAWWLPKWLDRILPNVDVEGEKLTRELGATEPAPESARV, from the coding sequence GTGGCGACCTACCTGTACCGGCTGGGCAAGTTCGCCCACCGACGGAAGGGCGCAGTGCTGTCCTTCTGGATCGCGCTGCTCGTGCTCTTCGGGGTCGGTGCAGCAACCCTGTCCGGGCCCACCACGGACGCGTTCACGCTTCCGGGCACCCCCGCGCAGAAGACCCAGGACCTCATGGCGGAGCGGTTCCCGTCGACCGAAGATCCGATGAACGGGCTCAGCGCGCGTTACGTCTTCGCCGCGCCCGACGGGCAGACGCTCGACGACCCCGAGAACCTGGCCGCCGTCGACGAGGTCCTCGCCGCGGTCCGCGGCATCGACCGCGTCTCGCCGCCCGCCAAGGTCGACCCCGCCACCGCCTCGCCGGAGGAACAGGCCGGCGCGCTGGTCAACCCGGTCCTCGCCGACGCCGGTCTCGTCGAGCAGATGAAGGCCGTCGCCGCGCAGCAGGGCACCTCCGAAGAGGCTGCGCTGTCCGACGCCCAGGCCCTGTCGCCGCTGAGCGCCGACCGCACCGTCGGCTTCGTCACCGTCCCGTTCGAGGGCGAGATCACCGACGTCGACCAGGCCCTGCGCGACCAGATCTTCGACGCCGCCGAGATCGGCCGTGACGCCGGCCTGACCGTCGAGGTCAGCGGTACGGCTGCCGCCGAGATGGGCATGCCCGGTGGCACCGCCGAACTCATCGGCATCGGCATCGCCGCGATCGTGCTCACCCTGACCTTCGGCTCGCTCGTCGCCGCCGGACTTCCGCTGGTCACCGCACTCGTCGGCGTCGGCATCGGCAGCCTCGGCATCACCATCGCCTCCGGCTTCGCCGACCTCAGCTCGATGACCCCGACGCTGGCGGTCATGATCGGTCTGGCCGTGGCGATCGACTACTCGCTGTTCATCGTCTCGCGCTTCCGGCACGAACTCACCATCACCTCTGATCGCACCGAGGCCGCCGGCCGTGCCGTGGGCACCGCCGGTTCCGCGGTCGTCTTCGCCGGCCTGACGGTCATCATCGCCCTCATGGCGCTGAGCGTCGTCGGCATCCCGTTCCTGTCGGTCATGGGTTACGCTGCCGCGTTCACGGTGCTCATGGCCGTGCTCATCGCCGTGTCGCTGCTGCCCGCCGTGCTCGGACTGTTCGGGGAGAAGGCCTTCGCCGGCCGCATCCCGTTCCTGAACAAGCGCGGTTCCGACGACGACACCCCCAAGGCGGGCGCCAAGTTCGTCGGCCTGATCACGCGACGCCCGGCCATCCCGCTCATCGCCGGTGTGGTCCTCCTCGGTGCGCTCGCGCTGCCCGCCACCGGACTGAACCTCGCCCTGCCGTCGGAGGCCACCGCCGATCCGGCGACCAGCGCCCGCAAGGCCTACGACCTGGTCGACGAGGGATTCGGTCCCGGACGCAACGGCCCGCTGGTCGTCGTCGTCGACACCCAGAACGCCGACGTGGAGGCCCCAGTCGCGTTCGGTGCCGTCGTCGGCAAGCTGTACGAGAACGACGAGGTCGTCAACGCCCAGATCGTCGCGGTGAACGAGGCGGGAGACACCGCCCAGATCCTCGTCACTCCGCGCAGCGGCCCGACCGATCCCGCGACGATGGACCTCGTCCAGAGCATCCGCGACGGCGAGACCGAGCTGAACGAGGAGTTCGGCCTGTCCTACGGCGTGACCGGCCAGACCGCGCTCGAGGGCGACGTCTCCGACAGCCTCCAGAGCGCACTGGCTCCGTACCTCGCGGTCGTCGTCGGCCTCGCCTTCATCCTGCTGATGCTGGTGTTCCGCTCGATCCTGGTGCCGCTCACCGCAACCCTCGGCTTCCTGCTCAGCGTCCTGGCGACCTTCGGTGCCACCGTCGCGGTCTTCCAGGAGGGCTGGGGCGGCCTGATCGCCAACCCGCAGCCCATCGTGAGCTTCATGCCGATCATCCTCATCGGCGTCGTCTTCGGTCTTGCGATGGACTACCAAGTGTTCCTGGTGACGCGTATGCGTGAGGACTACGTCCACGGCGCGAGCGCACTCGAGGCCGTCCGCAGCGGCTTCGCACACGGCGCGCGCGTGGTGAGCGCAGCGGCGATCATCATGATCTCGGTGTTCGCGGCGTTCATCGCCGAACCGGACTCGCTGATCAAGTCGATCGGTTTCGCACTCGCCGCGGCGGTCTTCTTCGACGCCTTCATCGTCCGCATGGTCATCATCCCGTCGGTGATGGCGCTACTCGGCGACAAGGCGTGGTGGCTGCCGAAGTGGCTCGACCGGATCCTTCCGAACGTCGACGTCGAGGGCGAGAAGCTCACCCGCGAGCTCGGTGCCACCGAGCCCGCACCGGAATCCGCACGCGTGTGA
- a CDS encoding sterol desaturase family protein — translation MWETLQESWGSLLDPLHDPVTLAIPAFLTFLILEWIAARTLEHVEPGPDGRTRPPRGGYEKRDARASISMGLVSIVTSAAWKVLALVGYSALWVYVAPWHLPADAWYTWVILLVGIDVLWYWYHRMAHRVRLVWATHQAHHSSEYFNYATALRQKWNNSGEIIMWLPLPLIGIPPWMVFVGFSVSLVYQFFVHTERVGTLPRPIEFVFNTPSHHRVHHGSDPDYLDRNYAGILIIWDRMFGTFKAEDHRPTYGLTKPVGTYNIWDLQTHEYRAIARDWRTAGTFRDKLGYAFGPPGWAPKQTHAEETENVSSART, via the coding sequence ATGTGGGAAACCCTGCAGGAATCGTGGGGGTCGCTGCTCGACCCCCTCCACGATCCGGTGACCCTGGCGATTCCCGCCTTCCTCACCTTCCTGATCCTCGAATGGATCGCGGCCCGCACCCTCGAACACGTCGAGCCGGGCCCCGACGGACGCACCCGCCCCCCGCGCGGCGGCTACGAGAAGCGGGACGCACGCGCGAGCATCTCGATGGGTCTGGTCTCCATCGTCACGAGCGCCGCATGGAAGGTGCTGGCCCTCGTCGGATATTCGGCCCTGTGGGTCTACGTCGCGCCGTGGCACCTGCCCGCCGACGCCTGGTACACGTGGGTGATCCTGCTCGTCGGCATCGACGTCCTCTGGTACTGGTACCACCGGATGGCGCACCGCGTCCGCCTGGTCTGGGCGACCCACCAGGCGCACCACTCGAGCGAGTACTTCAACTACGCGACCGCGCTGCGCCAGAAGTGGAACAACAGCGGCGAGATCATCATGTGGCTGCCGCTCCCCCTGATCGGCATCCCACCGTGGATGGTTTTCGTCGGCTTCTCCGTCAGCCTCGTCTACCAGTTCTTCGTGCACACCGAGCGGGTCGGCACGCTCCCCCGCCCGATCGAATTCGTGTTCAACACGCCCTCGCACCATCGGGTGCACCACGGCTCCGATCCCGACTACCTCGACCGCAACTACGCGGGCATCCTCATCATCTGGGACCGGATGTTCGGCACCTTCAAGGCCGAGGACCACCGGCCCACCTACGGGCTCACCAAGCCCGTCGGCACGTACAACATCTGGGATCTGCAGACGCACGAGTACCGGGCGATCGCCCGCGACTGGCGTACGGCCGGGACGTTCCGCGACAAGCTCGGTTACGCCTTCGGCCCGCCCGGCTGGGCGCCGAAACAGACCCACGCGGAGGAGACCGAGAACGTCAGTTCTGCTCGAACGTGA
- a CDS encoding acyl-CoA-like ligand-binding transcription factor, producing the protein MTITPGLRDRKKAATRAALATAAAELAREHGLAAVTADAIAARAGVSTRTFHNYFASKEDAVLAYLETRVEEWIDLLRDRPADEDIMDSLLAVALDVVQNPDWPFGEIVACITLLEESNVLLSRQIEVERRSSQLLVEIIAERTGTDPDADLYPSLLNYAAMGAVRAAMETHATGTTDRSVEELIREAFDQLRRGFS; encoded by the coding sequence GTGACCATCACTCCCGGCCTGCGCGACCGCAAGAAGGCGGCCACTCGTGCGGCTCTCGCGACCGCCGCGGCCGAACTCGCTCGTGAACACGGTCTGGCCGCCGTGACGGCCGATGCGATCGCAGCGCGCGCGGGTGTCTCGACCCGCACCTTCCACAACTACTTCGCGAGCAAGGAAGACGCCGTCCTCGCGTATCTCGAGACTCGGGTCGAGGAGTGGATCGACCTGCTGCGCGATCGTCCCGCCGACGAGGACATCATGGATTCGCTGCTCGCGGTGGCCCTGGACGTCGTGCAGAACCCCGACTGGCCGTTCGGCGAGATCGTCGCGTGCATCACCCTGCTCGAGGAGAGCAACGTGCTGTTGTCCCGGCAGATCGAGGTCGAGCGGCGTTCGTCGCAGTTGCTCGTCGAGATCATCGCCGAACGCACCGGCACCGACCCCGATGCCGACCTGTACCCCTCGCTGCTGAACTACGCCGCCATGGGCGCCGTGCGCGCGGCCATGGAGACACACGCGACCGGGACGACGGACCGGTCGGTCGAAGAGCTCATCCGCGAGGCGTTCGACCAGCTCCGACGCGGATTCTCCTGA